A window of the Thunnus albacares chromosome 15, fThuAlb1.1, whole genome shotgun sequence genome harbors these coding sequences:
- the eif5 gene encoding eukaryotic translation initiation factor 5: MSVNVNRSVSDQFYRYKMPRLIAKVEGKGNGIKTVIVNMVDVAKALNRPPTFPTKFFGCELGAQTQFDSKNDRYIVNGSHEANKLQDMLDGFIRKFVLCPECDNPETDLNVNPKKQTIGTACKACGYRGMLDTRHKLCTFILKNPPENNDSGSASAKKEKEKKNRKKDKENGSGSGEAGNQDNFDAPQAVDGDDDDEDWAEETTEEAQRRRMEEISDHAKNLTLSEDLEKPLEERVNLFYNFVKQKKESGTIDAADKEILAEAERLDVKAMGPLILSELLFNENIRDQIKKYKRHFLRFCHNNKKAQKYLLGGFECVVKLHQVQLLPRVPIILKDLYDADLLEEDVIFAWAEKVSKKYVSKELAKEIHAKAAPFVKWLKEAEEESEGSDEDDEEEDENVEVVYSSSARELKVETVKPDTPEKDEDDIDIDAI; encoded by the exons ATGTCTGTCAACGTCAACCGCAGCGTGTCAGACCAGTTTTATCGCTACAAGATGCCCCGTCTGATTGCCAAG GTTGAAGGCAAAGGGAATGGAATCAAGACGGTCATTGTCAACATGGTTGATGTTGCAAAGGCACTGAACAGGCCTCCAACAT TCCCGACCAAGTTTTTTGGTTGTGAACTCGGCGCTCAGACCCAGTTTGATTCCAAAAACGACCGTTACATCGTCAACGGATCCCACGAGGCGAACAAGTTGCAGGACATGCTTGATGGGTTCATCAGAAAATTTGTGCTGTGTCCCGAGTGTGACAACCCTGAAACTGATCTG AATGTCAACCCCAAGAAACAAACCATTGGCACTGCCTGTAAGGCCTGTGGATACCGCGGCATGCTTGACACCAGACACAAACTCTGCACGTTCATCCTCAAAAACCCACCAG AGAACAATGACAGTGGATCCGCATctgcaaagaaagagaaagagaagaagaaccGTAAGAAGGACAAGGAGAACGGCTCTGGCAGCGGAGAGGCGGGCAACCAAGACAACTTCGACGCTCCTCAAGCTGTG GATGGAGATGACGACGATGAAGACTGGGCGGAGGAGACTACGGAGGAGGCGCAGAGGCGGCGAATGGAGGAGATCAGCGACCACGCCAAGAACCTCACGCTCAGCGAGGACCTGGAGAAACCCCTGGAGGAGAGGGTCAACCTGTTCTACAACTTTGTGAAA CAAAAGAAAGAGAGCGGAACCATCGACGCGGCTGATAAAGAGATCTTGGCGGAGGCAGAGCGTCTGGATGTGAAGGCCATGGGCCCCCTCATCCTCAGCGAGCTGCTCTTCAACGAAAACATCCGCGACCAGATCAAGAAGTACAAACGGCACTTCCTGCGA TTCTGCCACAACAACAAGAAGGCTCAGAAGTATCTGCTGGGAGGCTTTGAGTGTGTGGTGAAGCTGCACCAGGTCCAGCTGCTGCCGCGCGTCCCCATCATCCTCAAAGACCTGTACGACGCAGACCTGCTGGAGGAAGACGTCATATTCGCCTGGGCTGAGAAG GTATCTAAGAAGTACGTCTCTAAGGAGCTCGCCAAAGAGATCCACGCCAAGGCTGCTCCTTTTGTCAAATGGCtgaaggaggcagaggaggagagcgaGGGCAGCGACGAAgacgatgaggaggaggatgagaacGTAGAG gTGGTTTACTCCTCGTCCGCCCGCGAGCTCAAAGTGGAAACTGTGAAGCCAGACACGCCTGAAAAAGACGAGGACGACATCGACATCGACGCGATCTGA